Proteins from one Shewanella pealeana ATCC 700345 genomic window:
- a CDS encoding nucleotidyltransferase domain-containing protein, producing MPYTIAVSFDKFIERISITGNQADIAESRCKSIVNLLGKEFNILEAFPLGSLVSGTSLSGFADADVMLVLHYGAHAENKSPTEFLQSVRDKLSEYNTRMAKKNGQAVTLYFKTWPNVDIVPAYRVSDDGSFYCYKIPNANNNSWIETRPKIHINNMKKASAQKIHLIKMIKEWNRKHSSYLSSFHIEVMALSYENFYSDYAWHVFKFFEHMHTKIQSYIPSPSGLDGYVDDYLSDSDRLEASNRIEAALGKSRDAWSAHYNNNDKESIEKFGKLFGDRFPSYG from the coding sequence GTGCCATACACAATCGCTGTTTCATTCGATAAATTCATCGAAAGGATATCAATTACAGGCAATCAGGCAGATATTGCAGAGTCTCGATGTAAATCTATAGTCAACCTGTTGGGTAAAGAGTTTAATATATTAGAAGCTTTTCCCTTAGGTTCTTTGGTTAGTGGGACATCTTTGAGCGGATTTGCAGATGCGGATGTAATGTTAGTCCTTCATTATGGAGCGCATGCTGAAAATAAGTCACCAACGGAATTCTTACAATCAGTACGTGATAAATTAAGCGAATATAACACTCGTATGGCTAAAAAAAATGGCCAAGCAGTGACGTTGTATTTTAAAACCTGGCCTAATGTAGATATCGTTCCTGCATACAGAGTTTCCGATGACGGAAGCTTCTATTGCTACAAAATACCAAATGCGAATAACAACTCATGGATTGAAACAAGACCAAAAATTCATATCAACAACATGAAGAAAGCGTCTGCACAAAAAATTCATCTGATTAAAATGATCAAAGAATGGAACAGAAAACATTCTTCATATTTATCATCCTTTCATATCGAAGTTATGGCATTAAGCTATGAGAATTTTTATAGCGATTATGCGTGGCATGTATTTAAGTTTTTTGAGCACATGCATACAAAAATACAAAGCTACATCCCATCACCATCTGGACTCGACGGTTATGTTGATGATTATCTGAGTGATTCTGATAGGCTAGAAGCGAGCAATCGAATTGAAGCTGCATTGGGCAAAAGCCGTGATGCTTGGTCTGCTCACTACAATAACAACGACAAAGAGTCGATTGAGAAATTCGGCAAATTATTTGGAGATAGGTTTCCATCTTATGGCTAG